The Streptomyces sp. HUAS CB01 genome has a segment encoding these proteins:
- a CDS encoding TIGR03936 family radical SAM-associated protein — protein sequence MQRIRLRYTKRGRLRFTSHRDFQRAFERALRRAEVPMAYSAGFTPHPKVSYANAAPTGTGSEAEYLEIALTDHRDPVMLRELLDESLPSGLDIVDAVEARTSGLADRLTASVWELRLDGVAVEEAEKAVAAFLAADAVEVRRKTKNGMRTFDARGAVADLQASSPQPDRPAEGPCAILRLVVRHVTPAVRPDDVLSGLRAVADLAPPVPAAVTRLAQGLFDEDSGTVTDPLAPDREAVTAAPADRSGVAGAAATVPAGTGSA from the coding sequence GTGCAGCGCATCCGACTGCGCTACACCAAGCGCGGCCGCCTCCGGTTCACCAGCCACCGCGACTTCCAGCGCGCTTTCGAGCGCGCGCTGCGCCGCGCCGAGGTGCCGATGGCGTACTCGGCGGGCTTCACCCCGCACCCGAAGGTGTCGTACGCCAACGCCGCCCCGACGGGTACGGGATCCGAGGCCGAGTACCTCGAGATCGCGCTGACCGATCATCGGGACCCGGTCATGCTGCGCGAGCTCCTCGACGAGTCGCTGCCCTCCGGGCTCGACATCGTCGACGCCGTCGAGGCCCGTACGTCCGGGCTGGCCGACCGGCTGACGGCGTCCGTGTGGGAGCTGCGGCTCGACGGTGTCGCCGTGGAGGAGGCCGAGAAGGCGGTCGCCGCGTTCCTCGCGGCGGACGCCGTCGAGGTCCGGCGCAAGACGAAGAACGGGATGCGGACCTTCGACGCCCGCGGTGCGGTGGCCGACCTGCAGGCGAGTTCTCCACAGCCTGATAGGCCCGCGGAGGGGCCCTGTGCGATACTGCGGCTGGTTGTTCGGCACGTGACACCTGCCGTGCGACCCGACGACGTCCTGTCCGGTCTCCGAGCTGTGGCCGACCTGGCGCCGCCGGTCCCCGCAGCGGTGACCAGGCTGGCGCAGGGGCTCTTCGACGAGGATTCCGGCACGGTGACCGACCCGCTCGCGCCAGACCGCGAGGCAGTCACGGCCGCCCCAGCCGATCGCTCAGGGGTCGCCGGAGCCGCCGCGACGGTGCCCGCAGGTACCGGTTCCGCGTAG
- a CDS encoding TIGR03960 family B12-binding radical SAM protein, giving the protein MSAESVFPQLEALLPHVQKPIQYVGGELNSTVKPWESCDVRWALMYPDAYEVGLPNQGVMILYEVLNEREGVLAERTYSVWPDLEELMREHGVPQFTVDSHRPVKAFDVLGLSFSTELGYTNMLTALDLSGIPLEAKDRTIDDPIVLAGGHAAFNPEPIADFIDCAVIGDGEQAVLQITDIIRDWKAEGRPGGREELLFRLARTGGVYVPGFYDVEYLPDGRIGRVVPNRSGVPWRVSKHTVMDLDEWPYPKQPLVPLAETVHERMSVEIFRGCTRGCRFCQAGMITRPVRERSITGIGEMVDKGLKATGFEEVGLLSLSSADHSEIGDIAKGLADRYEEDKIGLSLPSTRVDAFNVDLANELTRNGRRSGLTFAPEGGSERMRKVINKMVSEEDLIRTVATAYGNGWRQVKLYFMCGLPTETDEDVLQIGDMAVNVIAKGREVSGSNDIRCTVSIGGFVPKPHTPFQWAPQLSAEETDARLEKLRDKIRGDKKYGRSIGFRYHDGKPGIVEGLLSRGDRRVAAVIRAVYEDGGRFDGWREHFSYDRWMECAAKTLPEFGVDVDWYTTRERTYEEVLPWDHLDSGLDKDWLWEDWQDALDETEVEDCRWTPCFDCGVCPQLDLDIQIGPTGKKLLPLTVVNK; this is encoded by the coding sequence ATGTCTGCCGAGTCGGTCTTCCCACAGCTCGAAGCTCTGCTCCCGCATGTGCAGAAGCCCATCCAGTACGTCGGTGGTGAGCTGAACTCCACGGTCAAGCCGTGGGAGAGCTGCGACGTGCGCTGGGCGCTGATGTACCCGGACGCCTACGAGGTGGGACTGCCCAACCAGGGCGTCATGATCCTCTACGAGGTACTGAACGAGCGCGAGGGCGTCCTCGCCGAGCGCACCTACAGCGTCTGGCCGGACCTCGAGGAACTGATGCGGGAGCACGGCGTCCCGCAGTTCACGGTCGACAGCCACCGCCCGGTGAAGGCCTTCGACGTCCTCGGCCTGAGCTTCTCCACCGAGCTCGGCTACACCAACATGCTCACGGCCCTCGACCTCTCCGGCATCCCGCTGGAGGCCAAGGACCGCACGATCGACGACCCGATCGTCCTCGCCGGCGGGCACGCGGCCTTCAACCCCGAGCCGATCGCGGACTTCATCGACTGCGCGGTCATCGGCGACGGCGAGCAGGCCGTCCTGCAGATCACCGACATCATCCGCGACTGGAAGGCGGAGGGCCGCCCCGGCGGCCGCGAGGAACTGCTGTTCCGCCTCGCGAGGACCGGCGGCGTCTACGTCCCGGGCTTCTACGACGTCGAGTACCTCCCCGACGGCCGCATCGGCCGCGTCGTGCCCAACAGGTCCGGCGTGCCGTGGCGCGTGTCCAAGCACACCGTCATGGACCTGGACGAGTGGCCCTACCCCAAGCAGCCCCTCGTCCCGCTCGCCGAGACCGTCCACGAGCGCATGTCCGTCGAGATCTTCCGCGGCTGCACCCGCGGCTGCCGCTTCTGCCAGGCGGGCATGATCACGCGCCCCGTGCGGGAGCGGAGCATCACCGGCATCGGCGAGATGGTCGACAAGGGCCTCAAGGCGACCGGCTTCGAGGAGGTCGGCCTGCTGTCGCTGTCCTCCGCCGACCACAGCGAGATCGGTGACATCGCCAAGGGCCTCGCGGACCGGTACGAGGAGGACAAGATCGGCCTGTCCCTCCCCTCGACCCGTGTCGACGCCTTCAACGTCGACCTGGCCAACGAGCTGACCCGCAACGGCCGCCGCTCCGGTCTCACCTTCGCCCCCGAGGGCGGCTCCGAGCGCATGCGCAAGGTCATCAACAAGATGGTCTCGGAGGAGGACCTGATCCGCACGGTCGCCACCGCCTACGGCAACGGCTGGCGCCAGGTGAAGCTGTACTTCATGTGCGGCCTGCCCACCGAGACCGACGAGGACGTGCTGCAGATCGGCGACATGGCGGTCAACGTCATCGCCAAGGGCCGCGAGGTCTCCGGCTCCAACGACATCCGGTGCACGGTGTCCATCGGCGGCTTCGTGCCCAAGCCGCACACGCCCTTCCAGTGGGCCCCGCAGCTCTCCGCCGAGGAGACCGACGCCCGGCTGGAGAAGCTCCGCGACAAGATCCGCGGCGACAAGAAGTACGGCCGCTCCATCGGCTTCCGCTACCACGACGGCAAGCCCGGCATCGTCGAGGGCCTGCTGTCCCGCGGAGACCGCCGCGTCGCCGCCGTCATCCGCGCCGTCTACGAGGACGGCGGCCGCTTCGACGGCTGGCGCGAGCACTTCTCCTACGACCGCTGGATGGAGTGCGCGGCGAAGACGCTGCCCGAGTTCGGCGTGGACGTCGACTGGTACACGACCCGCGAGCGCACCTACGAGGAGGTCCTGCCCTGGGACCACCTGGACTCCGGTCTCGACAAGGACTGGCTCTGGGAGGACTGGCAGGACGCGCTGGACGAGACGGAGGTCGAGGACTGCCGCTGGACGCCGTGCTTCGACTGCGGCGTCTGTCCTCAGCTCGACCTCGACATCCAGATCGGCCCGACGGGCAAGAAGCTGCTGCCGCTGACCGTCGTCAACAAGTAG
- a CDS encoding CYTH and CHAD domain-containing protein — protein sequence MAETKREIERKYEATPDTEVPDLTGAAGIADVVEKGVTELDAVYYDTPGLRLAADKITLRHRTGGDDQGWHLKFPVATGIREEIHAPLGDSLPRTLAGLVRSRTRGTPLVAVVRLRSSRDVRHLVDGQGRLLAELSLDTVHAERLTAGNGTAEWTEIEVELADDADPALLDHVEKRLRKAGITPAASPSKLSRALAETEPDPAAATGAGAASAAARQAATATAGHQDTAAAHAGEQASSRHADAFAPAGSERAPKAPEAARSVRHRGARLEPAHAGEHVLAYLREQRDALVALDPAVRRDLPDAVHQMRVATRRMRSAFKSFRKIIDRNATDPVGEELKWLAGELGAARDQEVMAERLRDRIDALPRQLLLGPVRGRLRIWATAHRADARRRSVAVLDTDRYLALLDTLDALLDAPPLLPAATSKPAVALPKAVLKDYDRLATRVERALGLPAGHDRDLAMHDARKAAKRARYAAEAVTPALGKPAKRFAKRMKAVQTVLGDHQDSVVARDTLRDLAVQAHAAGESAFTWGLLFGREEAAAADRERELPEVWGEACRPGLRSALKD from the coding sequence ATGGCGGAGACGAAGCGAGAGATCGAGCGGAAGTACGAAGCCACACCCGACACCGAGGTCCCGGACCTCACCGGCGCAGCCGGGATCGCGGACGTCGTCGAGAAGGGCGTGACGGAGCTCGACGCCGTCTACTACGACACCCCCGGCCTGCGCCTCGCCGCAGACAAGATCACGCTGCGCCACCGCACGGGCGGCGACGACCAGGGCTGGCACCTGAAATTCCCCGTCGCCACCGGCATCCGCGAGGAGATCCACGCCCCTCTCGGCGACTCGCTCCCGCGCACCCTCGCCGGACTCGTGCGCTCCCGTACCCGGGGCACCCCCCTCGTCGCCGTCGTCCGCCTGCGCTCCTCCCGCGACGTGCGCCACCTCGTCGACGGACAGGGCCGGCTCCTCGCCGAGCTCTCCCTCGACACCGTGCACGCGGAACGGCTGACGGCCGGCAACGGCACCGCGGAATGGACCGAGATCGAGGTCGAGCTCGCCGACGACGCCGACCCCGCCCTCCTGGATCACGTCGAGAAGCGACTCCGCAAGGCCGGCATCACACCCGCGGCCTCCCCCTCCAAGCTGTCGAGGGCCCTCGCCGAGACCGAGCCCGACCCGGCCGCGGCCACCGGCGCCGGAGCGGCGTCGGCCGCCGCCCGGCAGGCCGCCACCGCCACGGCCGGTCACCAGGACACCGCCGCCGCTCACGCCGGGGAACAGGCGTCCTCCCGGCACGCCGACGCGTTCGCCCCCGCCGGCAGCGAACGCGCCCCCAAGGCTCCCGAGGCCGCCAGGAGCGTCCGCCACCGCGGAGCACGGCTCGAGCCCGCGCACGCCGGCGAGCACGTCCTCGCCTACCTGCGCGAACAGCGCGACGCCCTTGTCGCCCTCGATCCCGCCGTACGCCGCGACCTCCCCGACGCCGTGCACCAGATGCGCGTCGCCACCCGCCGTATGCGCAGCGCCTTCAAGTCGTTCCGGAAGATCATCGACCGGAACGCCACCGACCCGGTCGGGGAAGAGCTGAAATGGCTGGCGGGCGAACTGGGCGCCGCCCGCGACCAGGAGGTCATGGCCGAGCGGCTGCGTGACCGCATCGACGCCCTGCCCCGTCAACTGCTCCTCGGCCCCGTCCGCGGCAGGCTCCGCATCTGGGCCACCGCCCACCGCGCCGACGCCCGCCGCCGCTCCGTCGCCGTGCTCGACACCGACCGCTACCTCGCCCTCCTCGACACCCTCGACGCCCTCCTCGACGCACCGCCGCTGCTCCCCGCCGCCACCTCCAAGCCCGCGGTCGCCCTCCCCAAGGCCGTGCTCAAGGACTACGACCGGCTCGCCACCCGCGTCGAGCGCGCCCTCGGACTCCCGGCCGGGCACGACCGAGACCTCGCCATGCACGACGCCCGCAAGGCCGCCAAGCGCGCCCGGTACGCGGCCGAGGCCGTCACCCCCGCGCTCGGCAAACCCGCCAAGAGGTTCGCCAAGCGCATGAAGGCCGTCCAGACCGTCCTCGGCGACCACCAGGACAGCGTCGTCGCCCGCGACACACTCCGGGACCTCGCCGTCCAGGCCCACGCGGCCGGCGAGTCCGCCTTCACCTGGGGACTGCTGTTCGGACGCGAGGAGGCCGCGGCAGCCGACCGTGAGCGTGAACTGCCGGAAGTCTGGGGGGAGGCGTGTCGGCCCGGCCTCCGCTCGGCGCTCAAGGACTGA
- the rodA gene encoding rod shape-determining protein RodA — protein MAGPHGFSVSRYAPERGGLAKLLARDSIVRRLDWPMLASALALSLLGSLLVWSATRNRTELNHGDPYYFFLRHLLNTGIGLALMVGTVWLGHRTLRGAVPVLYGISLVLVALVLTPLGATINGAHAWIVLGGGFSLQPSEFVKITIILGMAILLATQVDAGDQLHPDHRTVAKSLGLAVLPMIIVMLMPDLGSVMVMVVIVLGVLLASGASNRWIFGLIGAGIGGAVLVTALGLLDEYQINRFAAFANPELDPAGVGYNTNQARIAIGSGGLIGTGLFKGSQTTGQFVPEQQTDFVFTVAGEELGFVGAGLIIVLLGVVLWRACRIARDTTELYGTIVAAGIIAWFAFQSFENIGMTLGIMPVAGLPLPFVSYGGSSMFAVWVAVGLLQSIKMQRPMSA, from the coding sequence ATGGCCGGACCCCATGGCTTCTCGGTCTCGCGCTACGCACCGGAGCGCGGCGGCCTCGCCAAGCTGCTCGCCCGCGACTCGATCGTCCGCCGGCTCGACTGGCCGATGCTCGCCTCGGCGCTCGCCCTGTCGCTGCTCGGCTCCCTGCTCGTGTGGTCCGCGACCCGCAACCGCACCGAGCTCAACCACGGCGACCCGTACTACTTCTTCCTGCGCCATCTGCTCAACACCGGCATCGGGCTCGCGCTGATGGTCGGCACCGTCTGGCTCGGGCACCGCACCCTCCGCGGTGCCGTGCCCGTGCTGTACGGCATCTCCCTGGTGCTGGTCGCGCTGGTGCTCACCCCGCTCGGCGCGACCATCAACGGCGCTCACGCCTGGATCGTGCTCGGCGGGGGATTCTCCCTCCAGCCCTCCGAGTTCGTGAAGATCACGATCATCCTGGGGATGGCGATACTGCTGGCGACCCAGGTCGACGCCGGCGACCAGCTCCATCCCGACCACCGCACGGTCGCGAAGTCGCTGGGCCTCGCGGTCCTCCCCATGATCATCGTGATGCTGATGCCCGACCTCGGCTCGGTCATGGTGATGGTCGTGATCGTCCTGGGCGTGCTCCTCGCCTCCGGCGCATCCAACCGCTGGATCTTCGGGCTGATCGGCGCGGGCATCGGCGGCGCCGTCCTCGTCACCGCGCTCGGCCTGCTCGACGAGTACCAGATCAACCGGTTCGCGGCCTTCGCCAACCCCGAACTCGACCCGGCGGGCGTCGGCTACAACACCAACCAGGCGCGCATCGCCATCGGCTCCGGCGGGCTGATCGGCACCGGCCTGTTCAAGGGGTCCCAGACCACCGGCCAGTTCGTGCCCGAACAGCAGACCGACTTCGTCTTCACTGTCGCGGGCGAGGAACTCGGCTTCGTCGGGGCGGGCCTCATCATCGTCCTGCTCGGCGTCGTCCTCTGGCGCGCCTGCCGCATCGCCCGGGACACCACCGAGCTGTACGGCACGATCGTCGCCGCCGGGATCATCGCCTGGTTCGCGTTCCAGTCCTTCGAGAACATCGGCATGACCCTCGGCATCATGCCCGTGGCCGGACTGCCGCTGCCGTTCGTCTCCTACGGCGGCTCGTCCATGTTCGCGGTGTGGGTGGCCGTCGGACTCCTGCAGTCCATCAAGATGCAGCGCCCGATGTCCGCCTGA
- the mrdA gene encoding penicillin-binding protein 2, whose product MSNIPETGRTPRVQIRLIVIQVLVFSLFATLGGRLWYLQIRNGDEYTNEAKSNHVQQVVQPAVRGSILDARGVPLADNETRLVVSASRTDLMKMKDDGKGVLTRLAGVLGMKPKDVMDKVRLCDAKTPQPCWNGSPYQPIPVTDEATTQQALQIRERAEDFPGITAEPMAVRRYVAPGKANTAQVLGYLSPVTDEEIEKAKDTDSPFLRSDQVGRSGLERTYDKDLRGKAGVTRYEVDNLGRVIGLAQADKAEPGANVVTSIDARVQAVAEWELNNAMKEARKVFDDNTGTNYKADSGAVVVMEAKTGRVVAMASLPTYDPNAWVGGISAKDYARLTGKKSNFPLLNRAIQGQAAPGSIFKVIPTTAAVNAGYDFNGRYPCPSSYSIGNQVFKNFESQGHGSITLGQALEVSCDTVYYALSHQQWKKDGGLKPKKTPADWFYKTAHQFGLGAETGIDLPNEVTGRVPDRRWKQKFWEANKDYWCKVGKKGGDYIQQLSYENCLEGNLMRAGDSVNYSIGQGDTLVTPIQMATIYAAISNGGTMWNPTVGKAVVSADGKSVREIKPKSHGKLPMDPKTRKLMNEALAGVATRGTAAWRFGGWPQDKIPMHAKTGTAEVHGKQTTSWFATYTKDYSIVMTISQGGTGSGASGPAVRNIYNALYGLDMEGNQDLKKALLPQPQKALPKIQPDGSIDAPKITPYVPVKPEPEEDTALAGPPAATGRRD is encoded by the coding sequence GTGAGCAACATTCCCGAGACCGGACGGACCCCCCGCGTCCAGATCCGGCTCATCGTCATCCAGGTCCTCGTCTTCTCGCTGTTCGCCACGCTCGGCGGGCGTCTCTGGTACCTCCAGATCCGCAACGGCGACGAGTACACGAACGAGGCCAAGAGCAACCACGTCCAGCAGGTCGTCCAGCCCGCCGTCCGCGGCTCGATCCTCGACGCCAGGGGCGTGCCCCTGGCCGACAACGAGACCCGGCTCGTCGTCTCCGCGTCCCGTACCGACCTGATGAAGATGAAGGACGACGGCAAGGGGGTGCTCACCCGGCTCGCGGGCGTCCTCGGCATGAAGCCGAAGGACGTCATGGACAAGGTCCGGCTGTGTGACGCCAAGACCCCCCAGCCGTGCTGGAACGGCTCCCCGTACCAGCCCATCCCCGTCACCGACGAGGCCACCACCCAGCAGGCCCTCCAGATCCGCGAACGCGCCGAGGACTTCCCCGGCATCACCGCGGAGCCGATGGCCGTACGCCGCTACGTCGCGCCCGGCAAGGCCAACACCGCACAGGTCCTCGGCTACCTCTCGCCCGTCACCGACGAGGAGATCGAGAAGGCCAAGGACACCGACTCGCCGTTCCTGCGTTCCGACCAGGTCGGCCGCTCCGGACTCGAGCGCACGTACGACAAGGACCTGCGCGGCAAGGCCGGCGTCACCCGCTACGAGGTGGACAACCTCGGCCGGGTCATCGGCCTGGCCCAGGCCGACAAGGCCGAGCCCGGCGCCAACGTGGTCACCTCCATCGACGCCCGCGTCCAGGCGGTCGCCGAGTGGGAGCTCAACAACGCCATGAAGGAAGCCCGCAAGGTCTTCGACGACAACACCGGCACCAACTACAAGGCCGACTCGGGCGCCGTCGTCGTCATGGAGGCCAAGACCGGCCGCGTCGTCGCGATGGCCTCGCTCCCCACCTACGACCCGAACGCCTGGGTCGGTGGCATCTCCGCCAAGGACTACGCGCGGCTCACCGGCAAGAAGTCCAACTTCCCCCTGCTGAACCGGGCGATCCAGGGCCAGGCCGCCCCCGGCTCCATCTTCAAGGTCATCCCGACCACCGCCGCGGTCAACGCCGGCTACGACTTCAACGGCCGCTACCCCTGCCCCAGCTCGTACTCCATCGGCAACCAGGTCTTCAAGAACTTCGAGTCCCAGGGCCACGGCAGCATCACCCTCGGCCAGGCCCTCGAGGTCTCCTGCGACACCGTCTACTACGCCCTCTCCCACCAGCAGTGGAAGAAGGACGGCGGCCTCAAGCCGAAGAAGACCCCGGCGGACTGGTTCTACAAGACCGCCCACCAGTTCGGTCTCGGCGCCGAGACCGGCATCGACCTGCCCAACGAGGTCACCGGCCGCGTCCCCGACCGCCGCTGGAAGCAGAAGTTCTGGGAGGCCAACAAGGACTACTGGTGCAAGGTCGGCAAGAAGGGCGGCGACTACATCCAGCAGCTCTCGTACGAGAACTGCCTGGAAGGCAACCTCATGCGGGCCGGTGACTCCGTCAACTACTCCATCGGCCAGGGCGACACACTCGTCACCCCGATCCAGATGGCGACCATCTACGCGGCGATCTCCAACGGCGGCACCATGTGGAACCCGACCGTCGGCAAGGCGGTCGTCAGCGCCGACGGCAAGAGCGTCCGCGAGATCAAGCCCAAGTCCCACGGCAAGCTGCCGATGGACCCCAAGACCCGCAAGCTGATGAACGAGGCACTGGCGGGAGTCGCCACCCGAGGCACCGCCGCCTGGCGGTTCGGCGGCTGGCCGCAGGACAAGATCCCGATGCACGCCAAGACCGGTACGGCCGAGGTCCACGGCAAGCAGACGACGTCCTGGTTCGCCACGTACACCAAGGACTACTCGATCGTCATGACCATCTCCCAGGGTGGAACCGGTTCCGGCGCCTCCGGTCCCGCCGTGCGCAACATCTACAACGCGCTCTACGGACTGGACATGGAGGGCAACCAGGACCTCAAGAAGGCCCTGCTGCCGCAGCCCCAGAAGGCGCTGCCGAAGATCCAGCCCGACGGCTCCATCGACGCCCCGAAGATCACGCCGTACGTGCCCGTCAAGCCAGAACCGGAAGAGGACACCGCCCTCGCCGGGCCGCCCGCGGCCACCGGACGGAGGGACTGA
- the mreD gene encoding rod shape-determining protein MreD, with the protein MRFNRTLLSTTLVVVALVVQVTVLARLQLPGAVPDLLLLTVVALALVYGHTSGALIGFGAGLLADLAPPADHAAGRYALVLCVIGYLVGLARPENGRLTSATGPMLVVVAAAVLSTLLYAGVGALVGDTAARHVGLGSLLFTAALYDLLLAPFTVPLIMALARRAENDPLAESQGGAGDVSSGWASSGTGLRIGRQRGGLRIKAARTRASRAGRIRGVKRL; encoded by the coding sequence ATGCGCTTCAACCGGACGCTCCTCTCCACGACGCTCGTCGTGGTGGCGCTCGTCGTCCAGGTCACCGTGCTCGCCCGGCTCCAGCTCCCCGGAGCCGTACCCGACCTTCTCCTGCTCACCGTCGTCGCCCTCGCCCTCGTCTACGGCCACACCAGCGGCGCACTGATCGGTTTCGGCGCGGGACTCCTCGCCGACCTCGCGCCGCCCGCCGACCACGCCGCCGGGCGCTACGCACTCGTGCTGTGCGTCATCGGCTACCTCGTCGGACTCGCCCGGCCCGAGAACGGCCGGCTGACCTCCGCCACCGGCCCGATGCTCGTGGTCGTGGCGGCGGCCGTCCTCTCGACCCTGCTGTACGCGGGCGTCGGCGCGCTCGTCGGCGACACCGCGGCACGCCATGTCGGCCTCGGCTCGCTGCTGTTCACTGCGGCCCTGTACGACCTGCTCCTCGCACCCTTCACCGTGCCGCTGATCATGGCTCTCGCCAGACGCGCCGAGAACGACCCGCTCGCCGAGTCCCAGGGCGGCGCCGGTGACGTCTCCAGCGGCTGGGCCTCCTCCGGCACGGGACTGCGCATCGGCCGCCAGCGCGGCGGGCTGCGGATCAAGGCGGCCAGGACGCGGGCCTCCCGCGCCGGCCGCATCCGGGGAGTCAAGCGACTGTGA
- the mreC gene encoding rod shape-determining protein MreC, which translates to MRDTKESRLLLVLLIAIAFALITVDIRGGEESPVDGARQAAAAVFGPVENGVASAVDPVGNAIGAVRDSGERHDRISVLERENAALKARLGSDDRNRSRVRQLDSMLKKAANGQYGIKGAEVIAIGAAQGFSWTVTIDAGSADGIERDMTVLNGDGLVGRVTTVGPNTATVLLANDPDFTVGTRMERTDELGFATGQGDRPLSVQLLNGKAKVRKGDRLVTFGSQADKPFVPGVPVGEVVRVDPSGGALTRNIFVRPYAAFTKLDIVGVVVQAPRTDPRDMVLPPRPKPTPTPTPTVTVTVTPSADGDTQARGQGTEDRDQGGETPQADSTEAVTGRNDE; encoded by the coding sequence GTGAGGGACACGAAAGAGAGCCGGCTGCTCCTGGTCCTGCTGATCGCCATCGCGTTCGCACTGATCACGGTGGACATCCGCGGCGGCGAGGAGTCACCCGTCGACGGCGCCCGGCAGGCCGCCGCCGCCGTCTTCGGACCGGTCGAGAACGGCGTGGCCTCCGCCGTCGATCCCGTCGGCAACGCCATAGGGGCGGTTCGCGACTCGGGCGAGCGGCACGACCGCATCTCCGTCCTCGAGCGCGAGAACGCCGCCCTCAAGGCCAGACTCGGCAGCGACGACCGCAACCGCAGCCGGGTCCGCCAGCTCGACAGCATGCTCAAGAAGGCGGCCAACGGGCAGTACGGCATCAAGGGCGCCGAGGTCATCGCCATAGGAGCGGCCCAGGGCTTCTCCTGGACGGTCACCATCGACGCGGGCTCCGCCGACGGCATCGAGCGCGACATGACCGTCCTCAACGGCGACGGCCTCGTCGGCCGAGTGACCACCGTCGGCCCGAACACCGCGACCGTGCTCCTCGCCAACGACCCCGACTTCACGGTCGGCACCCGCATGGAGCGGACCGACGAGCTGGGCTTCGCCACCGGCCAGGGCGACCGTCCGCTGTCCGTGCAGCTCCTCAACGGCAAGGCGAAGGTGCGCAAGGGCGACCGGCTGGTCACCTTCGGCTCGCAGGCCGACAAGCCGTTCGTGCCCGGTGTGCCGGTGGGCGAGGTCGTCCGCGTCGACCCCTCCGGCGGCGCCCTGACCCGCAACATCTTCGTGCGGCCGTACGCCGCCTTCACCAAGCTCGACATCGTCGGCGTCGTCGTCCAGGCGCCCCGCACCGACCCGCGCGACATGGTCCTGCCGCCCAGGCCGAAGCCGACGCCCACGCCCACGCCGACGGTGACCGTCACGGTCACTCCCTCCGCGGACGGCGACACCCAGGCGCGGGGCCAGGGCACGGAGGACCGGGACCAGGGCGGGGAAACCCCCCAGGCCGACAGCACCGAGGCCGTCACCGGCCGCAACGACGAGTAG
- a CDS encoding rod shape-determining protein, producing the protein MSFIGRDMAVDLGTANTLVYVRGRGIVLNEPSVVAINTNTGGILAVGAEAKKMIGRTPGNIVAVRPLKDGVIADFEITERMLRYFILKIHKRRWAARPRIVVCVPSGITGVERRAVIEASTQAGARQVHIIEEPMAAAIGAGLPVHEATGNMVVDIGGGTTEVAVISLGGIVTAQSIRVAGDELDNAIIQHIKKEYSLLLGERTAESIKITIGSAFDLDKDEHTEIRGRDLVSGLPKTVVISAAEVRKAIEEPVNAIVDAVKTTLDKCPPELSGDVMDRGIVLTGGGALLRGLDERLRSETGMPIHIAEDPLDSVALGSGKCVEEFEALQQVLDAQPRR; encoded by the coding sequence ATGTCGTTCATCGGCCGTGACATGGCTGTCGACCTCGGGACCGCCAACACGCTGGTGTACGTCAGGGGTCGGGGGATCGTCCTCAACGAGCCGTCCGTGGTCGCCATCAACACCAACACCGGCGGCATCCTCGCCGTGGGGGCCGAGGCCAAGAAGATGATCGGGCGCACGCCCGGCAACATCGTCGCGGTCCGCCCGCTGAAGGACGGCGTGATCGCCGACTTCGAGATCACCGAGCGGATGCTCCGCTACTTCATCCTCAAGATCCACAAGCGCCGGTGGGCGGCCCGGCCCCGCATCGTGGTGTGCGTGCCCTCCGGCATCACCGGTGTCGAGCGCCGCGCGGTCATCGAGGCATCCACCCAGGCGGGTGCCCGCCAGGTGCACATCATCGAGGAGCCGATGGCGGCCGCGATCGGAGCGGGCCTCCCGGTCCACGAGGCGACCGGCAACATGGTGGTGGACATCGGCGGAGGCACCACCGAGGTCGCCGTGATCTCCCTCGGAGGAATCGTCACGGCACAGTCCATCCGGGTGGCCGGGGACGAGCTGGACAACGCGATCATCCAGCACATCAAGAAGGAGTACAGCCTCCTCCTCGGTGAGCGGACTGCGGAGAGCATCAAGATCACCATCGGTTCGGCGTTCGACCTGGACAAGGACGAGCACACCGAGATCCGCGGGCGCGACCTGGTCTCCGGTCTGCCCAAGACCGTCGTCATCTCCGCCGCCGAGGTCCGCAAGGCCATCGAGGAGCCGGTCAACGCGATCGTCGACGCGGTGAAGACCACCCTCGACAAGTGCCCGCCGGAACTGTCCGGCGACGTCATGGACCGCGGCATCGTCCTCACCGGCGGCGGCGCGCTTCTGCGCGGGCTCGACGAGCGGCTGCGCAGTGAGACGGGCATGCCCATCCACATCGCCGAGGACCCGCTGGACTCGGTGGCGCTCGGCTCGGGCAAGTGCGTCGAGGAGTTCGAGGCGCTCCAGCAGGTGCTGGACGCTCAGCCCCGCCGCTAG